Proteins encoded within one genomic window of Hermetia illucens chromosome 2, iHerIll2.2.curated.20191125, whole genome shotgun sequence:
- the LOC119649059 gene encoding ionotropic receptor 75a-like codes for MEIQIIFNLIIYYFLKLDLNRLNVVNCWNLRDRFVFTNLTSSEWIFVRHIRLSANDYIKDIQNLCQYGSGAREGFVFDYSCLDAPQALKQFSQQKCFTISRFWLIFENTTNRILGGLRDTNLSVDAHITYARSFELLGNHSALFNLYDVYNNGKALGGLLNVTFDRTLNCSIGKGSGQYSPCKVVRRSNLRSVSFFQNRATMSDLTMRISYVLAGIDMNQPKEVTLGFMKTSDELHLNYVPRFGFRLGMLLRDIFGYNITWVFNNMWSETWSTGGALGEIRDDRVDQSTCLYAMDAPRLENIWVVFEAAKIRTTFFFLAYHNSEISVNRLAKPFHCTVWICVIVVLTVFSFGLREVLILERRLHHGRTSAPSFFSTMLSSFGTICQQSSLIIPRTLGGRLSCVFFLIASYLLYNYYTSSIVAFLLGPPVKSDIKTLRQLADSNLKVGLDDIPFTRAYLNYQEPEISYFIKKKIKPLKDEETVWLPADEGIQETRNRRFAYHCEVSVAYIFMDKYYTPDEVCDVNMVDLMSQKSLAILLKRGSPYRDAFKTKYIWMMETGHVSRHQRYWFKRQLPCMAQNVIRSVSFRYAAPIFFIVLVGIGVSVLILFVEILIDRIQRGRYQECIDTSTSEKY; via the exons ATGGAGATTcagattatttttaatttgattatttaCTACTTTTTGAAGTTAGATTTGAATCgtttgaatgttgttaattgCTGGAATTTGAGAG ATCGCTTCGTTTTCACAAATTTGACAAGTTCAGAATGGATTTTCGTCCGACATATCCGCTTGTCTGCGAATGATTACATCAAAGATATTCAGAATTTGTGCCAGTATGGATCGGGCGCAAGAGAAGGATTCGTTTTTGATTATTCGTGCCTGGACGCACCACAGGCTTTGAAACag TTTTCACAGCAAAAATGTTTCACTATATCACGGTTTTGGCTCATTTTTGAAAATACGACCAATCGCATACTTGGAGGTTTACGGGATACCAATCTAAGTGTTGACGCTCATATAACATATGCAAGGTCGTTTGAGTTACTTGGTAACCACTCGGCCTTATTCAATCTCTACGATGTTTATAACAACGGAAAAGCACTTGGAGGGCTCTTGAACGTGACTTTTGACCGAACCCTTAATTGTTCAATAGGGAAAGGCTCTGGACAATATTCGCCGTGTAAGGTTGTCCGTAGATCCAATCTTCGTTCAGTATCCTTTTTCCAAAATCGAGCCACCATGTCAGATCTCACCATGCGAATTTCATATGTG ttaGCTGGAATCGATATGAATCAGCCGAAGGAGGTAACTCTTGGATTTATGAAGACTTCAGACGAACTACATCTAAATTATGTTCCGAGGTTTGGATTTCGGTTGGGTATGCTTTTAAGAGATATATTTGGCTATAA TATCACTTGGGTCTTCAACAATATGTGGTcagaaacttggtcgactggAGGGGCGCTTGGTGAAATTCGAGACGACCGGGTGGATCAAAGTACATGCCTCTATGCAATGGATGCACCACGGCTTGAAAACATTTGGGTTGTTTTTGAAGCAGCTAAAATTCGTACTACTTTCTTTTTTCTGGCATAccataactctgagataagtGTCAATCGTCTTGCAAAACCATTCCATTGCACCGTGTGGATTTGTGTCATCGTCGTACTTACTGTTTTTAGTTTTGGGTTACGAGAGGTTCTAATCCTGGAAAGAAGATTGCATCATGGCCGCACATCGGCTCCATCGTTTTTCTCTACGATGTTAAGCAGTTTTGGTACCATTTGTCAGCAAAGTTCTCTAATCATACCAAGAACTCTAGGTGGAAGGCTATCATGCGTGTTCTTTCTAATTGCAAGCTACCTACTTTACAATTACTATACCTCGTCAATCGTGGCATTTCTCTTAGGACCACCAGTCAAATCTGATATCAAGACGTTAAGGCAGCTAGCTGACAGCAACTTGAAAGTAGGATTGGATGATATACCCTTCACACGAGCTTATCTA AATTACCAAGAACCGgaaatttcatatttcattaaaaagaaaataaaacctttaaaGGATGAGGAAACTGTTTGGTTACCAGCAGATGAAGGAATTCAGGAAACCCGAAATCGGAGGTTCGCCTATCATTGTGAAGTTTCCGTTGCATATATATTCATGGACAAGTATTACACACCTGACGAAGTTTGTGATGTAAATATGGTAGACCTCATGTCTCAGAAATCACTTGCCATCCTCCTGAAGAGAGGGTCGCCATACAGGGATGCTTTTAAAACGAA atatatttggatgatggaaACAGGCCACGTGTCCAGGCATCAACGGTACTGGTTTAAAAGGCAACTACCATGTATGGCGCAAAATGTAATACGCAGTGTTAGCTTTAGATATGCTGCTCCCATATTTTTTATTGTACTGGTTGGCATAGGTGTGTCAGTTTTGATATTATTTGTAGAAATCTTGATTGATCGCATTCAAAGGGGAAGATATCAGGAATGCATTGATACTTCAACatcagaaaaatattaa